The Rickettsiales bacterium genome includes a region encoding these proteins:
- the pstC gene encoding phosphate ABC transporter permease subunit PstC: MDNSSVISLKGQKLSAHKKSLEKLVVITLWIASATSIFITVGIVFSVLFEAVKFFNIIPIDDFLFGLKWSPQMALRADQAGSSGAFGAVPLFVGTLLITFVAMAVAVPVGLFSAIYLSEYAKANTRNLLKPALEILAGIPTVVYGYFAIIFVSPYLRMVGEYFGLNVAAESALAAGMVMGIMIIPFISSLSDDIITAVPNNLRDGAYALGATQSETIKNIVLPAAIPGIIGAVLLAVSRAIGETMIVVMAAGMSANLTVNPLDAVTTVTVQIVALLVGDQEFDSPKTMAAFALGLSLFIITLILNIIALKVVKKYRKRYE; the protein is encoded by the coding sequence ATGGATAATTCGTCTGTTATATCATTAAAAGGACAAAAACTTTCCGCTCATAAAAAGAGTTTAGAGAAGTTGGTTGTCATCACGTTGTGGATTGCCTCAGCGACTTCTATATTCATTACTGTTGGTATAGTTTTTTCCGTACTTTTTGAGGCAGTAAAGTTTTTTAATATAATTCCGATAGATGATTTTCTTTTTGGTCTGAAATGGAGTCCACAAATGGCTCTTAGAGCTGATCAAGCGGGCAGTAGTGGAGCGTTTGGAGCTGTTCCTTTATTTGTAGGAACTTTGCTTATTACTTTTGTGGCGATGGCTGTCGCTGTTCCTGTTGGGCTTTTTTCCGCTATATATTTATCGGAGTACGCGAAGGCGAATACTCGTAATTTACTGAAGCCAGCTCTTGAGATTCTAGCTGGTATACCGACGGTAGTTTATGGTTATTTCGCTATTATTTTTGTTTCACCGTATTTACGTATGGTTGGTGAGTATTTTGGTCTTAATGTCGCGGCGGAAAGCGCTCTTGCCGCTGGAATGGTGATGGGTATAATGATTATACCTTTTATCTCATCACTTTCTGATGATATTATTACCGCTGTTCCTAATAATTTAAGAGATGGAGCTTATGCGCTTGGCGCTACTCAATCGGAGACAATAAAGAATATTGTATTGCCCGCGGCTATTCCAGGAATTATAGGAGCTGTGTTACTTGCGGTATCACGAGCTATAGGTGAGACTATGATTGTGGTAATGGCCGCTGGTATGTCAGCTAATCTAACCGTTAATCCGTTGGACGCTGTTACAACTGTTACAGTGCAGATAGTCGCTTTACTTGTTGGAGATCAAGAGTTTGACAGTCCCAAAACGATGGCTGCTTTCGCTCTTGGTCTTTCTTTATTCATTATAACTTTAATTCTTAATATTATCGCGCTTAAGGTGGTAAAAAAATACAGGAAACGTTATGAGTGA
- the tolR gene encoding protein TolR, protein MGSKIGGGNRRGRNKADRFSEINITPMVDVMLVLLIIFMVAAPMMTSGVTVDLPETSSSAISGQDEPLSVSITSDGKIYIQKTPVEAEQLKDKLMAITKEKKDTRIFINGDKGIDYGKVMQIVSEINSAGFTKVALITNPSGTTKSGKR, encoded by the coding sequence ATGGGAAGTAAGATAGGCGGCGGCAACCGTAGAGGAAGAAATAAAGCTGATAGGTTTTCTGAAATTAACATTACGCCTATGGTAGATGTTATGTTGGTTCTGCTTATTATATTTATGGTAGCCGCTCCAATGATGACCAGTGGCGTAACCGTTGACCTTCCTGAAACCAGCTCTTCCGCCATCAGCGGACAAGATGAGCCTCTATCAGTATCCATAACCTCTGACGGCAAGATATATATACAAAAAACTCCTGTAGAAGCTGAACAACTTAAAGACAAACTAATGGCCATAACTAAAGAAAAAAAGGATACCAGAATATTCATAAATGGTGACAAAGGCATTGATTATGGCAAAGTCATGCAAATAGTCAGCGAAATAAACAGCGCTGGGTTTACCAAAGTAGCGTTAATTACCAACCCATCCGGCACAACAAAATCAGGCAAGAGATAG
- a CDS encoding serine protease: MSIFLSFIGGSANAEYIRYSSGTGFFVTHFGHILTNNHVVANCERAKINGDNVSAGAIIVARDTEHDLALLQTMLNNSHKAYFNSMRNTLKKGDPVVLVGYPGNSWMKNREPVVRDSRIIEVKGPIGEKKWLQFEDAAQMGNSGGPLLDSAGNVVGVIVAKTMLQLRNNFTGEKITRKSDLAISLPVVKDFLLLNNVRYQTADSGIYLSPDRVAARTREFIVNITCKLQESK, encoded by the coding sequence TTGAGTATTTTTTTATCGTTTATAGGTGGTTCCGCTAACGCGGAATATATTCGCTATAGTTCGGGCACTGGTTTTTTTGTAACCCATTTTGGTCATATTCTTACTAACAATCATGTTGTGGCAAATTGTGAGAGGGCTAAAATTAACGGCGATAATGTATCGGCGGGGGCTATAATTGTTGCTCGTGATACTGAACATGATCTAGCTTTATTGCAGACTATGCTTAATAACTCTCATAAAGCTTACTTTAACTCTATGAGGAATACACTAAAGAAAGGAGACCCAGTGGTGTTGGTGGGGTATCCCGGTAATTCATGGATGAAAAATAGAGAGCCTGTTGTTCGTGACTCTCGTATTATAGAGGTAAAAGGTCCTATAGGTGAAAAGAAGTGGTTGCAATTTGAGGATGCGGCACAGATGGGGAATTCGGGAGGACCATTATTGGATAGCGCTGGTAATGTGGTTGGGGTAATTGTCGCCAAAACCATGTTGCAGCTTAGAAATAACTTTACCGGAGAGAAAATAACCAGAAAGTCGGATTTGGCTATAAGTTTGCCAGTTGTTAAGGACTTTCTGTTGTTGAATAATGTCCGTTATCAAACAGCTGATTCTGGAATTTACCTTTCGCCTGATAGGGTAGCGGCACGTACGCGTGAATTCATTGTAAATATAACATGTAAATTACAAGAATCCAAGTAA
- the ppa gene encoding inorganic diphosphatase, producing MDISKIPAGKNPPHNVNVIIEVPQGSLPIKYEIDKDSGALFVDRFLQTPMFYPCNYGFIPQTLSGDGDPADVLVVGAYPLTPSSVIAVRPVGVLMMEDESGQDEKILAVPQSKLTPLYDEIASYSDLPDSLIAQIKHFFEHYKDLEKGKWVKVTGWDNAEKAGQLIQEAIERANQK from the coding sequence ATGGACATAAGCAAAATTCCAGCTGGGAAAAATCCCCCACACAACGTAAATGTAATAATTGAGGTACCTCAAGGTAGCCTACCGATAAAATATGAGATAGACAAAGATTCAGGCGCTCTGTTTGTTGACCGATTTTTGCAAACCCCTATGTTTTATCCATGTAATTATGGCTTTATACCACAAACATTATCAGGTGATGGTGACCCAGCTGATGTTTTAGTAGTAGGAGCATACCCCCTCACCCCATCAAGCGTTATTGCGGTTCGTCCGGTTGGCGTGCTAATGATGGAAGATGAAAGTGGACAGGATGAAAAAATACTAGCTGTTCCACAATCAAAACTTACTCCGCTATATGATGAGATAGCGTCATACTCCGACCTTCCAGACAGTCTTATCGCTCAAATCAAACATTTCTTTGAGCATTACAAGGATCTAGAAAAAGGCAAATGGGTAAAAGTAACCGGTTGGGATAACGCTGAGAAAGCTGGACAATTAATACAAGAAGCCATTGAACGAGCGAATCAGAAATAA
- the tolQ gene encoding protein TolQ, whose amino-acid sequence MLEILNNLEILNNLHIPTISAALGTDVSTAVEGVESTTLAGSSAGHSFSITGMFMQADLVVKSVMIMLLLASFWCWGIIFEKYVLFSGLKTKTNRFEKDFWSSEALDKLYEKIKKKANHPTAVIFVAAMEEWTRSKTKISKPENGLKIGMRERIVQIMQVARNREIEHLEKGLGFLATVGSSAPFIGLFGTVWGIMNSFQAIAISKNTSLVAVAPGIAEALLATAIGLFTAIPAVIAYNKFSNELAVFSNKLEDFNTEFDTILSRQLEGN is encoded by the coding sequence ATGCTAGAGATATTAAACAACCTAGAAATACTAAACAACCTACATATACCGACAATTTCAGCGGCGCTTGGCACCGATGTTTCCACTGCTGTAGAGGGAGTTGAAAGCACTACACTAGCTGGAAGCAGCGCCGGACATAGTTTTTCTATAACTGGGATGTTCATGCAAGCTGATTTAGTAGTAAAAAGCGTTATGATAATGCTACTTCTTGCCTCATTTTGGTGTTGGGGAATAATATTTGAAAAATATGTTCTATTCAGTGGTCTCAAGACTAAAACTAATCGTTTTGAAAAAGATTTTTGGTCTAGTGAGGCCTTAGATAAGCTATATGAAAAAATCAAAAAGAAGGCTAATCATCCAACAGCGGTGATATTTGTCGCGGCTATGGAAGAATGGACACGTTCAAAAACTAAAATAAGCAAACCAGAAAATGGACTAAAAATAGGTATGCGTGAACGTATAGTCCAAATAATGCAAGTAGCACGCAATCGTGAGATAGAACATCTGGAAAAAGGTCTTGGTTTCCTAGCGACAGTTGGCTCATCCGCTCCTTTTATTGGACTATTTGGGACGGTGTGGGGGATTATGAACAGTTTCCAAGCGATAGCGATTTCTAAAAACACTTCGCTAGTAGCAGTTGCACCAGGTATCGCCGAAGCGTTACTCGCGACCGCTATTGGGCTATTTACAGCTATCCCAGCGGTTATAGCTTATAACAAATTCTCTAACGAGCTTGCTGTATTTTCCAATAAGCTGGAAGATTTCAACACGGAATTTGATACTATCCTGTCAAGGCAATTGGAAGGAAATTAA
- a CDS encoding thioredoxin fold domain-containing protein, producing the protein MPKRAKKRPFITVTEAIIAGIIIGFTSFTFQKPDFLYNKLNAPTRSVMVQEAELFSKEIIEISANNLILTIEQSDNKPTIVMFHTSWCTYCRQLLYDLVSLKKEGKLNDINLMIVSRDKDKVALAAYLLKYYYDKHIEPYILTKAEQQKIDDYLFKKGMDYTGGVPYTMFFDDNGNIISAITGAIEKDILIKKIEQIKSDITNSDSSE; encoded by the coding sequence ATGCCCAAAAGAGCCAAAAAACGCCCATTTATTACCGTAACCGAAGCTATAATAGCGGGTATTATAATAGGATTTACTTCATTTACCTTTCAAAAACCTGACTTTTTATACAACAAGCTCAATGCTCCAACAAGATCTGTAATGGTACAAGAAGCAGAGCTGTTTTCTAAGGAAATCATAGAAATATCAGCGAATAACCTAATATTAACTATTGAGCAAAGTGATAATAAACCAACAATAGTAATGTTTCATACCTCATGGTGTACCTATTGCAGGCAGTTGTTGTATGATTTGGTAAGCCTAAAAAAAGAAGGAAAACTGAATGATATAAACCTAATGATCGTATCAAGAGATAAAGATAAGGTAGCACTTGCCGCCTATCTACTAAAATATTATTACGACAAACATATAGAACCCTACATCCTAACAAAAGCTGAACAGCAAAAAATTGACGATTATCTTTTCAAAAAAGGAATGGATTATACTGGAGGTGTTCCATACACAATGTTCTTTGACGATAATGGTAACATTATATCCGCAATTACTGGAGCCATAGAAAAAGATATATTAATCAAAAAGATAGAACAAATTAAATCTGATATAACAAATAGTGATTCCTCAGAATAA
- the ybgC gene encoding tol-pal system-associated acyl-CoA thioesterase: MSTKLKSKIINFPVRVYYEDTDIAGIVYYANYLKFAERARTEALRIANINQSELLEKHDTGFVVKNCVIDFIAPARFDDLLTVETELISMKKASLKMLQTIKKKYNNKSEKEEILVTLEIKLAVVGKNMKITKIPDSIQKAILDIFITKNQ; the protein is encoded by the coding sequence ATGAGCACCAAACTAAAATCAAAAATAATTAACTTTCCAGTACGTGTTTACTATGAGGATACGGACATTGCCGGAATAGTTTATTATGCTAATTATCTGAAATTTGCGGAAAGAGCGAGAACAGAGGCTCTACGTATAGCGAATATTAATCAATCAGAATTGCTTGAAAAACATGATACCGGATTCGTAGTAAAAAATTGTGTGATTGATTTTATAGCTCCCGCAAGATTTGATGACCTACTTACAGTGGAAACCGAACTTATATCAATGAAAAAAGCCAGCCTTAAGATGCTGCAAACTATTAAAAAGAAATATAATAATAAATCAGAAAAAGAAGAAATATTAGTCACACTTGAAATAAAGCTTGCGGTTGTCGGAAAAAACATGAAAATTACAAAAATTCCAGATTCAATACAAAAAGCAATTCTTGATATTTTTATAACAAAAAATCAATAA
- the pstA gene encoding phosphate ABC transporter permease PstA, protein MSEDLCGCDIATNKGSWHKKRMRREARFRFYGKSALFIAVSMLIILVGSLFNQGLGGFSQTQIKVKVFFDSSLLSEYPARKLSDIPASRYVVLLRSALKERFPEVTSRRELRNLYNLVSGDASEQIKRVVVSDSSLIDKKKDLWIKASSDSDLFNKNRNIEKIPEDSRNLSDTQIGWLKNLDGKGELRTVFNVDFFTSGDSRNPESAGFLGAIVGSLLTLVICFLVVFPLGVATAVFLEEFAGKNRAVDFIEVNINNLAAVPSIVFGLLGLAIYINVMGIPRSSALVGGMTLALMILPVIIITTRTSLKSIPNTIRDAARALGATPLQVVWHHTLPLAMPGIMTGTILGMARAIGETAPLLMIGMVAFIADIPNGFTSPATVMPVQIYLWASSPETGFVEKTAAGILVLLVLLMIMNMLAIILRKKFEVRW, encoded by the coding sequence ATGAGTGAAGATCTTTGTGGGTGTGATATAGCTACGAATAAGGGGTCTTGGCATAAAAAACGTATGCGTAGAGAAGCACGCTTTAGATTCTATGGGAAATCGGCACTTTTTATCGCTGTCTCTATGCTCATTATATTAGTTGGAAGTCTTTTTAATCAAGGTTTAGGCGGATTCTCACAAACGCAAATAAAAGTAAAAGTGTTTTTTGACTCTTCGTTATTATCAGAATATCCCGCTCGCAAATTATCGGATATACCAGCGTCTCGTTATGTTGTGTTATTGCGTAGCGCGTTAAAGGAACGTTTTCCAGAAGTTACGAGTAGAAGAGAATTACGTAATTTATATAATTTAGTCAGTGGTGACGCTTCCGAGCAGATCAAGCGAGTTGTGGTAAGTGATAGCTCTTTGATAGACAAAAAGAAGGATTTATGGATTAAGGCTTCAAGCGATAGTGATCTTTTTAACAAGAATAGAAATATAGAAAAGATACCGGAAGATAGCCGTAATTTAAGCGATACACAGATTGGATGGTTAAAGAATTTAGATGGTAAAGGTGAGCTGAGGACAGTTTTTAACGTGGATTTTTTTACAAGTGGGGATTCACGCAATCCTGAGAGCGCTGGTTTTTTAGGGGCTATAGTAGGTTCACTTCTTACGCTTGTTATTTGTTTTTTAGTAGTATTTCCACTAGGGGTGGCGACGGCTGTATTCCTTGAGGAATTTGCTGGTAAGAATAGGGCGGTGGATTTTATAGAGGTTAATATAAATAATCTAGCGGCGGTTCCTTCCATTGTTTTTGGTTTGCTTGGTCTTGCTATATATATAAATGTAATGGGTATTCCACGTTCTTCAGCTCTTGTAGGAGGAATGACGCTCGCTCTTATGATACTTCCGGTGATAATAATTACTACTCGTACTTCACTTAAATCTATTCCCAATACTATTCGTGATGCCGCTCGGGCACTTGGGGCTACTCCGTTGCAGGTTGTATGGCATCATACATTGCCACTTGCCATGCCTGGGATTATGACCGGAACTATACTGGGAATGGCGCGCGCTATAGGTGAGACCGCTCCACTACTTATGATTGGTATGGTCGCTTTTATAGCGGATATTCCAAATGGATTCACCTCTCCGGCAACCGTAATGCCTGTCCAGATTTATCTGTGGGCTAGTAGTCCAGAAACAGGGTTTGTGGAAAAAACAGCCGCTGGCATATTAGTACTTTTAGTTTTGCTCATGATAATGAATATGTTAGCGATTATACTGCGGAAGAAGTTTGAAGTTAGGTGGTAG
- the ruvB gene encoding Holliday junction branch migration DNA helicase RuvB, with translation MENSGNRITAAVEHSEDIEQPTLRPLLLSEFTGQNEARENLKIFISAARLRSDCLDHTLLYGPPGLGKTTLAQIISKEMGVGFRPTSAPILTKAGDLAAILTNLQAGDILFIDEIHRLPTAVEEILYSAMEDYKLDLMIGEGPSARTVRIDLPKFTLVGATTRLGLISNPLRDRFGIPIRLRFYNHSDLQKVIERASELFSVPISSEGSLEIAKRSRGTPRIALRLLKRVRDFADANSKNIIDKKLADYALKRLEVDGLGLDSADHRYLMYIAEYYQGGPVGIETISAGLSEQRDSIEETIEPYLLQIGFIQRTPRGRMITDNCFKHLGITPPEAPNKEELLLSANDE, from the coding sequence ATGGAAAATAGTGGTAACAGAATCACCGCGGCGGTTGAGCATTCAGAAGATATTGAACAACCTACCTTAAGGCCGCTTTTGCTGTCTGAATTCACTGGTCAAAATGAAGCTCGCGAAAACCTTAAAATATTCATAAGCGCCGCCCGTCTGCGCTCTGATTGCTTAGACCATACTCTGCTATACGGACCTCCCGGACTTGGTAAAACCACCCTAGCCCAGATAATTTCTAAAGAAATGGGGGTTGGTTTCCGCCCTACCTCCGCGCCAATACTCACCAAAGCCGGAGACCTCGCCGCCATACTTACCAACCTACAAGCTGGTGACATATTATTTATTGATGAAATACATCGCCTGCCAACCGCTGTTGAGGAAATTCTCTATTCAGCGATGGAGGATTACAAACTAGACCTAATGATCGGTGAAGGACCATCCGCCCGTACTGTCCGTATTGATTTACCTAAATTCACTCTTGTCGGAGCTACTACAAGGCTTGGGCTTATCTCTAACCCATTAAGGGATCGCTTTGGTATTCCCATAAGATTACGTTTTTATAACCATAGTGATTTGCAAAAAGTTATTGAGCGTGCCTCCGAATTATTCTCAGTCCCAATAAGCTCTGAAGGCTCTCTTGAAATAGCTAAACGCTCACGTGGCACTCCTCGTATAGCACTACGTTTACTCAAAAGGGTACGTGATTTTGCCGACGCTAATAGTAAAAACATTATAGACAAAAAACTCGCTGATTACGCCCTTAAAAGATTAGAAGTTGACGGTCTTGGTCTTGATTCAGCTGATCACCGCTATCTGATGTATATAGCCGAGTATTATCAAGGAGGGCCTGTTGGTATTGAGACAATATCCGCCGGACTATCCGAACAGCGTGATTCCATAGAGGAAACTATAGAGCCGTATCTCCTGCAAATTGGTTTTATTCAAAGAACACCAAGAGGAAGAATGATAACTGACAACTGTTTCAAACATCTTGGTATAACACCTCCTGAAGCACCCAATAAAGAAGAATTACTGTTAAGCGCTAATGATGAATAG
- a CDS encoding ATP-binding protein, with product MQYKHGISFGSILKTIMVVSGPTLLLLSVYVLMDELDFRYFIYGYVFVMLASAIFVVPFISNISTLTEYVTDLAQDKRSRAPDLSFLSNVGELSGALGRLQKSWEDKRHEMETVITEREILVDTLPDILIMTNDDKEIVRTNRAARNIFGQNLANRSLRDIIPNDKLLNAITVVIEDLRGQEIEFHLPEPLPRDFQAIIERFPIPSEGGITIVITLTDITQQKRIQRMRADFVANASHEIRTPLASIIGFIETLKGPAKDDEKAREEFLRVMGDQAERMSKLLNDLLSLSKVEMNAHSSPMAKVDFLRIIRTEKQHFEWVCKQKNVKLKMKLSDNLPATKGDDDELAQVVRNLLGNAIKYTSPDTEVLVTVKITSSLPDDHNFRNLTRAIYFSVRDHGEGISNEHIPRLTERFYRVDTARTRKVGGTGLGLSIVKHVLNRHHGTLVIDSVVGEGSTFAVYLPIYDDIMSSQSQFDKKEL from the coding sequence ATGCAATATAAACACGGAATTTCGTTTGGTTCTATCCTTAAAACTATCATGGTGGTGTCGGGTCCTACCTTACTGCTGCTATCAGTATATGTATTGATGGATGAACTTGATTTTCGTTATTTTATATACGGCTATGTATTTGTTATGCTGGCATCAGCCATATTTGTTGTACCTTTTATTTCTAATATTTCCACTCTTACGGAGTATGTGACGGATCTCGCTCAGGATAAGCGTAGTCGGGCGCCGGATTTAAGTTTTTTAAGTAATGTCGGAGAATTATCTGGCGCTCTTGGCAGGTTGCAGAAATCATGGGAAGACAAGCGTCATGAAATGGAGACCGTGATAACGGAAAGAGAGATTCTTGTTGATACTCTGCCAGATATTTTGATTATGACCAATGATGATAAAGAGATCGTTCGCACCAACAGAGCGGCACGGAATATTTTTGGGCAGAATTTAGCTAATCGTTCTTTACGTGATATTATACCAAATGATAAGCTACTTAACGCTATAACTGTGGTTATAGAGGATTTGCGTGGACAAGAAATAGAGTTCCATCTTCCAGAGCCTTTACCTAGGGATTTTCAGGCGATAATAGAGCGTTTCCCAATACCTTCAGAGGGTGGCATAACTATCGTTATTACTCTTACTGATATTACCCAACAGAAACGTATTCAAAGGATGAGGGCGGATTTTGTGGCTAACGCTAGTCATGAGATACGCACACCGCTTGCCAGTATTATAGGGTTTATTGAGACATTAAAAGGTCCTGCTAAAGATGATGAGAAGGCAAGAGAAGAGTTCCTAAGAGTGATGGGTGATCAAGCTGAACGTATGTCTAAGTTATTAAATGATTTGCTGTCTTTATCAAAAGTTGAGATGAACGCTCACAGCTCGCCAATGGCAAAGGTTGATTTTTTAAGGATAATAAGAACCGAGAAACAGCATTTTGAATGGGTTTGTAAGCAGAAAAATGTTAAGCTTAAAATGAAGCTTAGTGATAATTTGCCAGCGACAAAAGGTGATGACGATGAGCTAGCGCAGGTTGTTCGCAATCTTCTAGGAAACGCTATAAAATATACAAGTCCCGATACGGAGGTTCTTGTTACTGTGAAAATTACCTCAAGCTTGCCAGATGACCATAACTTTCGCAATCTTACCAGAGCGATATATTTTTCGGTACGTGATCATGGGGAGGGTATATCTAATGAGCATATACCAAGACTTACTGAGCGTTTTTATCGTGTTGACACAGCGCGTACTAGAAAAGTGGGGGGGACTGGTCTTGGACTATCTATTGTAAAGCATGTACTAAACAGACATCATGGGACTTTAGTAATAGACAGTGTTGTTGGTGAAGGCAGTACATTCGCTGTTTATCTGCCGATATATGATGATATTATGTCCTCTCAATCTCAATTTGATAAAAAAGAATTGTGA
- a CDS encoding flagellar motor protein MotB produces the protein MAADDRPIIVKKIKKIEGGHHGGAWKVAYADFVTAMMAFFLLMWLLSVTSSEQKQGLAEYFTPTIGIRDSMGVGLKGGLKSSEEGSSRNDLVKVGLVAGQVKQGDIAGVPNNVDGKSSPEAEDAVKKEESKENEKDKESDRQIQEVMEEIRSELEQDEFKDIKNSILMQETPEGLKINMIDDAKNPMFVPGSATLTGMGKKILDGMARMVAKTPNNISIKGHTDTPSSETNPQYTVWELSADRANAARRMLITTQLEPERVVKVEALADKELLVPQEPSNPRNRRITILILKDSYFKDPKAMPTTRSLLSVPDAKIIKKEPKKDKKSKKENKQKENEKAKSTDSIFSLPENN, from the coding sequence ATGGCAGCAGATGATAGACCAATTATAGTTAAAAAGATTAAAAAGATAGAAGGCGGTCACCATGGTGGCGCGTGGAAGGTGGCTTACGCTGATTTTGTGACCGCGATGATGGCGTTCTTTTTATTGATGTGGTTACTTAGTGTTACTTCTTCTGAGCAGAAGCAGGGGCTTGCGGAATATTTTACTCCTACGATTGGTATTCGTGACTCAATGGGAGTTGGTCTTAAAGGAGGGCTTAAATCATCAGAGGAGGGATCATCTAGGAATGATTTGGTTAAAGTTGGTCTGGTCGCTGGTCAGGTAAAACAGGGAGACATCGCTGGTGTTCCAAATAATGTTGATGGTAAAAGTAGCCCAGAAGCTGAGGACGCGGTAAAGAAGGAGGAAAGTAAAGAGAATGAAAAAGATAAAGAGAGTGATAGACAAATACAGGAAGTGATGGAAGAGATAAGGAGTGAGTTAGAGCAAGACGAATTCAAGGACATAAAAAATAGTATATTGATGCAGGAGACACCTGAAGGTCTAAAAATAAATATGATTGATGACGCTAAGAATCCTATGTTTGTTCCCGGTAGTGCGACTCTTACTGGTATGGGTAAAAAGATTCTTGATGGCATGGCGAGAATGGTAGCTAAAACTCCCAATAATATTTCTATCAAAGGTCATACAGATACACCTTCTTCTGAGACAAACCCTCAATATACGGTATGGGAATTATCAGCGGATAGGGCTAACGCGGCGAGACGAATGTTAATTACTACTCAACTTGAGCCAGAGCGTGTAGTTAAGGTTGAGGCTCTTGCTGATAAAGAATTATTGGTTCCGCAAGAACCGTCAAATCCAAGAAATCGCCGTATAACAATTTTAATTCTGAAAGATTCTTATTTTAAGGATCCAAAAGCGATGCCAACCACACGTTCATTGCTTTCTGTACCTGACGCAAAAATTATCAAGAAAGAACCCAAAAAGGATAAAAAAAGTAAAAAAGAAAATAAGCAAAAAGAAAATGAGAAGGCTAAATCAACAGATTCAATTTTTAGTTTACCAGAAAACAACTAG